The genomic segment AAGAAATACAGCCGCAGCTAAAAGGGCTATGGTTAAAATATCAGCAGTGCATTCCGAGATTGTTATAAAGCTGAATCCGAAACGCTCCTGCAAAAGAATATTATGAGCCTGCAAGAATACAGGTGTTGCAATAAGGCTTATGTGAAAAACAAAAAATATGGTTGTAAAAAACGGATAATAGCGCCATCCGCGTGTTCCAAAAGGGAGAAGCCAGTAAAGAATGGAGCGTACTGCACCCTTGAAACCATAAGACTTATATTCCATATAGGCTACACGGTCTAATTGCCAGTCAAGCCCTTTAATATAAAGGACTATTCTTACAATTACGCCAATAAAGAAAATCATAAATGACAGCCAGGCCAGAGGGCCGGTTACAAATTCATACATCTTTATCTCCTTTTATCTGCCCCATGGTTAATCTTTTTCTCTGTCAGTGAGAAAATTCCAGAAAGCCACATAGGCAACCAGACCCACTCCCATGAGGATATAGGTTATATTTTTTGTATGCAGCATAAAATCCTGAAGCGTATAAATAATGTCATGCATATCTGAAAACCTCCGCTTTTTAGTGAGAATCCTTGTAATCAGGATGTTCATAAAATATTGGCATATGTGTTACAATGAATTTAAAGGCAACAATACCTATTGTTATCATGAAAATTGTCAGGCCGATCTCTCCCAGGTGAGGGATGTATTTGTCTTTTAATGGCAGATACCAGTTAAAGGCAATAAGAGATACGTTTAATCTGTTTAATACAATTCCAAGAACAGTAATAAGAGAAGCTTTTTTTATCAGG from the Desulfonema limicola genome contains:
- the hmcE gene encoding sulfate respiration complex protein HmcE; the encoded protein is MYEFVTGPLAWLSFMIFFIGVIVRIVLYIKGLDWQLDRVAYMEYKSYGFKGAVRSILYWLLPFGTRGWRYYPFFTTIFFVFHISLIATPVFLQAHNILLQERFGFSFITISECTADILTIALLAAAVFLVLRRIALPEVRILTTWYDYLVLAIAAAPFITGYFAAHEIGNYKFWLILHILSGELMLVAIPFTKLSHFALFFMSRAQLGMDYGIKRGGMKSKGMAW
- the hmcD gene encoding sulfate respiration complex protein HmcD, whose translation is MHDIIYTLQDFMLHTKNITYILMGVGLVAYVAFWNFLTDREKD